One Streptomyces mobaraensis NBRC 13819 = DSM 40847 DNA segment encodes these proteins:
- a CDS encoding ArsR/SmtB family transcription factor, whose amino-acid sequence MSAGTRSRQQRAEEPGQAREPEGARAAHHRAAPVHTDPAEVPLETALLALADPVRRTLVRELAAAGDWERPCGSFDVPVTKATLSRHFAVLREAGLLEQRDAGPKRFNRLRRPEFEARFPGLLGLVLREDDAVAGGKR is encoded by the coding sequence ATGTCGGCAGGAACGCGATCGCGGCAACAGCGGGCCGAGGAGCCCGGGCAGGCGCGGGAGCCCGAAGGAGCGCGGGCGGCCCACCACCGCGCGGCACCCGTCCACACCGACCCGGCCGAGGTGCCCCTGGAGACGGCGCTCCTCGCCCTCGCCGACCCCGTACGGCGAACGCTGGTACGGGAGTTGGCGGCGGCCGGGGACTGGGAGCGCCCCTGCGGAAGCTTCGACGTGCCGGTCACCAAGGCGACCCTGAGCCGGCACTTCGCCGTCCTGCGCGAGGCGGGGCTGCTGGAGCAGCGGGACGCCGGGCCGAAGCGCTTCAACCGGCTGCGCCGCCCGGAGTTCGAGGCCCGCTTCCCCGGGCTGCTCGGCCTGGTCCTGCGCGAGGACGACGCGGTGGCCGGCGGGAAGCGGTAG
- a CDS encoding glycoside hydrolase family 19 protein produces MVRHRLAALLTAVVAATGLAVAAPSASAAPAAPTARTAGTCDNAPNWTAGTWYPAGTVVRYTDGKYYIAEHDNPGYDPLISTWYWDPYTCSGGNPQPGGFVVSEAQFQQMFPNRNGFYTYSGLVAALKAYPGFAGTGSDTVRRQEAAAFLANVDHETGGLVHIVEQNTANYPTYCDWRQPYGCPAGQAAYYGRGPLQLSWNTNYKAAGDALGLDLLKNPWLVQNDASVAWKTALWYWNTQRGPGTMTPHDAMVNGRGFGQTIRSINGAAECDGRNPAQVQHRVDSYRKFAQILGVAPGGDLYC; encoded by the coding sequence ATCGTGAGACACCGCTTAGCCGCACTGCTGACGGCCGTCGTCGCCGCGACGGGGCTGGCCGTCGCCGCCCCGTCGGCCTCCGCCGCACCGGCCGCGCCCACCGCGCGTACCGCGGGCACCTGCGACAACGCGCCCAACTGGACGGCGGGCACCTGGTATCCCGCCGGAACGGTCGTCCGCTACACGGACGGCAAGTACTACATCGCGGAGCATGACAACCCGGGGTACGACCCGCTGATCAGCACCTGGTACTGGGACCCGTACACCTGCTCGGGCGGGAATCCGCAGCCGGGCGGGTTCGTCGTGAGCGAGGCGCAGTTCCAGCAGATGTTCCCGAACCGGAACGGCTTCTACACGTACAGCGGCCTGGTCGCGGCGCTCAAGGCATACCCGGGCTTCGCCGGCACGGGCAGCGACACGGTCCGCCGGCAGGAGGCCGCGGCCTTCCTCGCCAACGTCGACCACGAGACCGGCGGCCTGGTGCACATCGTGGAGCAGAACACCGCCAACTACCCGACGTACTGCGACTGGAGGCAGCCCTACGGCTGTCCGGCGGGCCAGGCCGCCTACTACGGGCGCGGGCCCCTCCAGCTCAGCTGGAACACCAACTACAAGGCGGCCGGCGACGCCCTCGGCCTGGACCTGCTGAAGAACCCGTGGCTGGTGCAGAACGACGCGTCCGTCGCCTGGAAGACGGCGCTCTGGTACTGGAACACCCAGCGCGGCCCGGGCACCATGACGCCGCACGACGCCATGGTCAACGGCCGCGGCTTCGGCCAGACGATCCGCAGCATCAACGGGGCCGCCGAGTGCGACGGCCGGAACCCCGCCCAGGTGCAGCACCGGGTGGACAGCTACCGCAAGTTCGCCCAGATCCTCGGCGTGGCGCCGGGCGGCGACCTGTACTGCTGA
- a CDS encoding MFS transporter, giving the protein MSSAPPASGHRPDRPTLTLLAACLGFVVVILDVSIVNMATKALAGDFGGSVSGLEWVINGYTLTFAAFLLTAGAMGDRFHPGRIFVAGFGLFAAASLACGAAPSLGVLVAARVAQGVGAALIVPSSLSLVNAGFPDPARRARAISLWAAAGGLALALGPVVGGLLVDGLGWRSVFYVNVPLAAVGILLARTDARPAPVRTASRRSLDLPGQLFAVVALGALTAAAVEANSRGLTSATVLGCAALFAVALAGFAVAERRGTDPMLPPRLFRDRTFTATTLVGALLNFAFYGLVFVCGIFFQQAWGYSPTAAGLAFLPMTAAVMAANLASGPLVRRHGARPVLVAGNLLAAVGYLAAAPVVGAHSYAAVAAQFVVAGAGLGLVVPAMTNAMLGAADPAHAGVASGVLNASRQVGGLLGVAVMGLLVGDGAPGQLVPGLRAALLWAGGALAVGALLSAVGVRVTARTAATAPAEARRAPVPVR; this is encoded by the coding sequence ATGTCATCCGCCCCGCCCGCGTCCGGCCACCGACCGGACCGCCCCACGCTCACCCTCCTCGCCGCCTGCCTGGGATTCGTCGTCGTCATCCTCGACGTCAGCATCGTCAACATGGCCACGAAGGCGCTCGCCGGCGACTTCGGCGGCAGCGTCTCCGGCCTCGAATGGGTGATCAACGGCTACACCCTCACCTTCGCCGCCTTCCTCCTCACCGCCGGCGCCATGGGCGACCGCTTCCACCCCGGCCGGATCTTCGTCGCCGGCTTCGGCCTCTTCGCCGCCGCCTCGCTGGCCTGCGGCGCCGCTCCCTCGCTCGGGGTGCTGGTCGCAGCCAGGGTCGCGCAGGGCGTGGGCGCCGCGCTGATCGTTCCGTCCTCCCTGTCGCTGGTGAACGCCGGCTTCCCCGACCCGGCCCGGCGCGCCCGCGCCATCAGCCTGTGGGCCGCCGCCGGCGGCCTCGCCCTCGCGCTCGGCCCGGTGGTCGGCGGCCTGCTGGTGGACGGGCTCGGCTGGCGGTCCGTCTTCTACGTCAACGTGCCCCTCGCCGCCGTCGGCATCCTCCTGGCCAGGACCGACGCCCGCCCCGCCCCCGTCCGCACCGCGTCCCGCCGTTCCCTCGACCTGCCCGGCCAGCTGTTCGCCGTCGTCGCCCTGGGCGCTCTCACCGCGGCCGCCGTGGAGGCCAACTCCCGCGGCCTGACCTCGGCCACCGTGCTCGGCTGCGCCGCCCTCTTCGCCGTCGCGCTGGCCGGCTTCGCCGTGGCGGAGCGGCGCGGCACCGACCCGATGCTGCCGCCGCGGCTGTTCCGCGACCGGACGTTCACCGCCACCACGCTCGTCGGCGCCCTGCTCAACTTCGCCTTCTACGGCCTCGTCTTCGTCTGCGGCATCTTCTTCCAGCAGGCGTGGGGCTACTCGCCCACCGCCGCCGGTCTGGCCTTCCTGCCCATGACCGCCGCCGTCATGGCCGCCAACCTGGCCTCCGGCCCGCTGGTCCGGCGCCACGGCGCCCGCCCGGTGCTCGTCGCGGGCAACCTGCTCGCCGCCGTCGGCTACCTGGCCGCCGCCCCCGTCGTCGGCGCGCACTCCTACGCCGCCGTCGCCGCCCAGTTCGTCGTCGCGGGCGCCGGCCTCGGCCTGGTCGTGCCGGCCATGACGAACGCGATGCTCGGCGCCGCCGACCCGGCCCACGCGGGCGTCGCCTCCGGTGTGCTCAACGCCTCCCGACAGGTCGGGGGACTGCTCGGCGTGGCCGTGATGGGCCTGCTCGTCGGCGACGGCGCCCCGGGGCAGCTCGTCCCCGGCCTGCGCGCCGCGCTGCTCTGGGCCGGGGGAGCCCTCGCCGTCGGAGCCCTCCTCAGCGCGGTGGGCGTCCGCGTCACCGCGCGGACGGCCGCCACGGCCCCCGCGGAGGCACGCCGTGCGCCGGTCCCCGTGCGCTGA
- the lanL gene encoding class IV lanthionine synthetase LanL yields MTVRLQASYQAVVLRVLGAGRSGWTLRDGETWCMVRPVGHRSRRQGWKLHLPATVESAPRVLEAAAGILVAHGCAFKFAVSPRITADLTSVRAPREHSGKFLTAYPDDDGRTRALAEELHRATLGLAGPAILSDRRYRPGSLVHYRFGCFAPPRELDDEGFYRGRLRAPDGTLVPDERNAWFSPPAWARPPFDPPARPAGSRGRGDPVLLAGRYLVREAVRHSNRGGVYRALDRRTGDDVLLKEARAHVGARPGGTDARDWLRYEAEVLARLAPLGIAPAPRGLFTAGDHVFLAEDLVDGENLHRWSTDEASRNGGRLPAGTAWRLARDLTRLVRAAHTAGFVLRDLKPTNVVIRPDGTPVLVDLECAVRAGGTAHVAGTQGFTAPEYLSLTGTVPVPGPEVDCFGLGTTLLHAVTGINPLLAPDTAPARPAGDRLAVLIRAAATDRPALRALAPLVLGLTAEAAGRRTPEWAAAFLDAEGAEEAPEATRPALEGAALDRLLDDGLAHIAATVTPHEVHLWPRPRSLPEGDPCNVQQGAAGVLALLDRAVRTGRAPGLVPLLRTAADWIATRLALPGRVLPGLYFGRSGTAWALHDAALTLDDPELSARARAFALRIPLEWDNPDVCHGLAGAGLAQLHLWHATGDPRFAERAARCADNVLRRTAAADGGVDWPLGPEHRRELAGSALYGFAHGVAGNAAFLLAAGRDLGRPELVDVAAGGGYALCAVAERRGDIAVWPKGPGRTERMGLDFWCNGASGIGTTLVRLWRATGEPLFREYAERAARAVYADRWRVGTGACHGVAGNAQFLLDVAELTGDAGYRARAAEAAFCLSARAARRDGRLLVPDDTLREFCVSYQVGLAGALDLLLRLAHGGGRPWMVDDGPGGPRGGDGHGGTGAPVAGAAGDRRPAAGAGPALPGQPDDQPL; encoded by the coding sequence GTGACGGTGCGCCTCCAGGCGAGCTATCAGGCGGTCGTCCTGCGGGTCCTCGGGGCCGGACGGTCCGGGTGGACGCTGCGGGACGGTGAGACGTGGTGCATGGTGCGGCCGGTGGGGCACCGGTCGCGGCGGCAGGGCTGGAAGCTGCACCTGCCGGCGACCGTCGAGTCCGCCCCCCGGGTCCTGGAGGCGGCGGCGGGCATCCTGGTGGCGCACGGGTGCGCGTTCAAGTTCGCGGTGTCACCGCGGATCACCGCCGACCTCACCTCCGTCAGGGCGCCGCGCGAGCACTCCGGCAAGTTCCTCACCGCCTATCCGGACGACGACGGGCGGACGCGCGCGCTCGCCGAGGAACTGCACCGGGCCACACTCGGACTGGCCGGGCCGGCGATCCTGTCCGACCGGCGGTACCGGCCGGGCAGCCTGGTGCACTACCGGTTCGGCTGTTTCGCGCCGCCCCGCGAACTCGACGACGAGGGCTTCTACCGGGGACGGCTGCGGGCCCCGGACGGCACGCTGGTCCCCGACGAACGCAACGCGTGGTTCTCGCCGCCGGCCTGGGCCCGGCCGCCCTTCGACCCGCCCGCCCGGCCGGCCGGCTCCCGCGGGCGCGGCGACCCCGTGCTCCTCGCCGGCCGCTACCTCGTCCGCGAGGCGGTCCGCCACTCCAACCGCGGCGGCGTCTACCGCGCCCTGGACCGGCGGACCGGTGACGACGTCCTGCTGAAGGAGGCCCGCGCCCACGTCGGCGCCCGCCCCGGCGGGACGGACGCCCGCGACTGGCTGCGCTACGAGGCCGAGGTGCTGGCCCGGCTGGCGCCGCTCGGGATCGCCCCGGCGCCCCGCGGCCTCTTCACGGCCGGCGACCACGTGTTCCTGGCCGAGGACCTGGTCGACGGCGAGAACCTGCACCGGTGGTCGACGGACGAGGCGTCGCGGAACGGAGGACGGCTGCCGGCCGGCACGGCGTGGCGGCTCGCCCGCGACCTGACCCGCCTGGTCCGCGCCGCGCACACGGCCGGCTTCGTCCTCCGCGACCTCAAACCGACCAACGTCGTGATCCGGCCCGACGGCACGCCCGTCCTCGTCGACCTGGAGTGCGCGGTCCGCGCCGGGGGCACGGCCCACGTGGCGGGCACCCAGGGCTTCACCGCACCCGAGTACCTCTCCCTGACCGGGACCGTGCCCGTGCCCGGCCCGGAGGTGGACTGCTTCGGCCTGGGCACCACCCTGCTGCACGCCGTCACCGGGATCAACCCGCTGCTCGCGCCGGACACCGCGCCCGCCCGGCCCGCCGGCGACCGGCTCGCCGTGCTGATCCGGGCGGCGGCGACCGACCGCCCCGCGCTGCGCGCGCTCGCCCCGCTCGTCCTCGGCCTCACCGCCGAGGCGGCCGGCCGCCGGACGCCGGAGTGGGCCGCCGCGTTCCTCGACGCGGAGGGGGCCGAGGAGGCGCCGGAGGCCACCCGCCCCGCCCTGGAGGGGGCGGCGCTCGACCGGCTGCTGGACGACGGGCTGGCCCACATCGCCGCGACGGTGACACCTCATGAGGTGCATCTCTGGCCCCGCCCGCGCTCGCTGCCCGAGGGCGACCCGTGCAACGTCCAGCAGGGCGCGGCGGGCGTCCTGGCCCTCCTCGACCGGGCGGTGCGCACCGGCCGGGCGCCCGGGCTCGTACCGCTGCTGCGCACGGCGGCCGACTGGATCGCCACCCGGCTCGCGCTGCCCGGCCGCGTCCTGCCGGGGCTCTACTTCGGCCGCTCGGGCACGGCGTGGGCGCTGCACGACGCGGCGCTGACCCTCGACGACCCCGAACTGTCCGCACGCGCCCGCGCGTTCGCCCTGCGCATCCCGCTGGAGTGGGACAACCCGGACGTCTGCCACGGCCTCGCCGGCGCCGGGCTGGCCCAGCTGCACCTGTGGCACGCCACCGGCGACCCCCGCTTCGCCGAGCGGGCGGCGCGGTGCGCGGACAACGTGCTCCGCCGTACCGCCGCGGCCGACGGCGGGGTGGACTGGCCGCTCGGCCCGGAGCACCGGCGGGAGCTCGCGGGCTCCGCCCTGTACGGCTTCGCCCACGGGGTGGCCGGGAACGCCGCGTTCCTGCTGGCGGCGGGCCGCGACCTCGGCCGGCCGGAACTCGTCGACGTCGCGGCCGGCGGCGGGTACGCCCTGTGCGCGGTGGCGGAGCGCCGGGGCGACATCGCCGTGTGGCCGAAGGGGCCGGGCCGTACGGAGCGGATGGGCCTCGACTTCTGGTGCAACGGCGCCTCCGGCATCGGCACGACGCTGGTCCGCCTGTGGCGGGCGACCGGTGAGCCGCTGTTCCGGGAGTACGCCGAGCGGGCGGCGCGGGCGGTGTACGCGGACCGCTGGCGGGTCGGCACCGGCGCGTGCCACGGCGTGGCCGGGAACGCCCAGTTCCTGCTGGACGTCGCCGAACTGACCGGTGACGCCGGCTACCGCGCCCGGGCCGCGGAGGCCGCCTTCTGCCTGTCCGCGCGGGCGGCGCGGCGGGACGGGCGGCTGCTCGTCCCCGACGACACGCTGCGCGAGTTCTGCGTGAGCTACCAGGTCGGTCTGGCCGGTGCCCTGGACCTGCTGCTGCGGCTGGCGCACGGGGGCGGGCGCCCCTGGATGGTGGACGACGGGCCGGGCGGACCCCGAGGAGGTGACGGACATGGAGGAACTGGTGCTCCGGTTGCAGGAGCTGCCGGAGACCGACGGCCAGCGGCTGGAGCCGGCCCTGCACTGCCAGGTCAGCCTGACGACCAGCCGCTGTGA
- a CDS encoding DUF6332 family protein — MGSGTRSQAERDAVTVEIGYALLSACFVGFVVFAAVAGPTLVWDLPTAVGKALVIAGTVLGSVLGVVRVVRVLWRFAGAPAGPGDG, encoded by the coding sequence ATGGGGAGCGGAACACGGAGTCAGGCGGAGCGGGACGCCGTCACCGTCGAGATCGGGTACGCGCTGCTGAGCGCGTGCTTCGTGGGGTTCGTGGTGTTCGCGGCGGTCGCCGGGCCGACGCTCGTATGGGACCTGCCGACGGCGGTCGGGAAGGCGCTGGTGATCGCCGGGACGGTGCTGGGGTCCGTCCTCGGGGTGGTGCGCGTCGTCCGCGTGCTGTGGCGGTTCGCCGGGGCGCCGGCCGGCCCCGGGGACGGCTGA
- a CDS encoding endo alpha-1,4 polygalactosaminidase — MTILRSRAAIAVMVLSTVLVTACSATGSDEDADSGASAHADAPEKARTPAKVRIPDANTVFDYQLGGAYPPPGAVRAVSRDRTAKPAAGKYNICYVNAFQTQPGDAVDWWKKRHPDLLLKNDDGDLIVDEDWHEPLLDISSPAKRDALMEIVGPWIDGCAASGFDAVEPDNLDSYERSDGKLTPEHAAAFARLLAARAHRKNLAVAQKNTADLLPRRAHIGFDFAVVEECGRYKECPDYSEAYNGRIFDIEYVKKDFTAACRSWGGKLSITLRDHDVRPAGSRGYVYASC, encoded by the coding sequence GTGACGATTCTCCGCTCCCGCGCCGCAATCGCCGTCATGGTCCTCTCCACGGTCCTTGTCACGGCTTGTTCCGCCACCGGATCCGACGAGGACGCCGACTCCGGGGCGTCCGCGCACGCCGACGCCCCGGAGAAGGCACGGACACCCGCGAAGGTGCGGATACCGGACGCGAACACCGTCTTCGACTATCAGCTCGGCGGCGCCTACCCGCCGCCCGGCGCCGTACGTGCCGTCTCCCGCGACCGCACGGCCAAGCCGGCCGCCGGGAAGTACAACATCTGCTACGTCAACGCCTTCCAGACGCAGCCCGGCGACGCCGTCGACTGGTGGAAGAAGCGCCACCCGGACCTGCTCCTGAAGAACGACGACGGGGACCTGATCGTCGACGAGGACTGGCACGAGCCCCTGCTGGACATCTCGTCCCCGGCCAAGCGCGACGCCCTGATGGAGATCGTCGGCCCCTGGATCGACGGCTGCGCGGCCTCCGGCTTCGACGCGGTGGAACCGGACAACCTCGACTCCTACGAGCGCTCCGACGGAAAGCTCACCCCCGAGCACGCCGCGGCCTTCGCCCGCCTCCTGGCCGCTCGGGCCCACCGCAAGAACCTGGCCGTGGCCCAGAAGAACACCGCCGACCTGCTGCCCCGGCGCGCGCACATCGGCTTCGACTTCGCGGTCGTCGAGGAGTGCGGGCGCTACAAGGAATGCCCCGACTACAGCGAGGCGTATAACGGCCGGATCTTCGACATCGAGTACGTGAAGAAGGACTTCACCGCCGCCTGCCGCTCCTGGGGCGGAAAACTGTCCATCACCCTCCGCGACCACGACGTCCGGCCCGCCGGTTCCCGGGGGTACGTCTACGCGTCCTGCTGA
- a CDS encoding LppY/LpqO family protein, whose translation MRDGRLYGADKGRRRAARRSLVAGIALLSVLFTAGAARPGDAHHAGRIEPSVTRESDWRDVATALGHQGVLVDRRAYGIGFPRADLDVVSKGHHVKAIGSFVSFIRYPDRQTMMMGELAVTEREVRKVLDVLNAHGFAQTSLHKHLPTHSPALWWVHFHAMGTKPLTLARGLRAALDATGTPAVSGTPRKVALDLDQPAVDKALGARGRAQGRVYKVTFARKETVADHGRVLPRMTGATSALIFQPVGRGKVLLNGDIAVVAKEAPATMKALRRGGVDIISFHSHMLTDEPRLFFLHLWAVGDPVRIAKNLRGAIRHTNAAATATVS comes from the coding sequence ATGCGAGACGGCCGACTGTACGGCGCGGACAAGGGAAGGCGGAGGGCGGCGCGGCGGTCCCTGGTGGCCGGGATCGCGCTGCTCTCCGTGCTGTTCACGGCCGGGGCCGCGCGGCCCGGCGACGCCCACCACGCGGGGCGGATCGAGCCGTCGGTCACCCGGGAGTCCGACTGGCGGGACGTGGCGACGGCGCTGGGGCACCAGGGCGTCCTCGTCGACCGCCGGGCCTACGGGATCGGGTTCCCCCGGGCCGACCTCGACGTGGTCAGCAAGGGCCACCACGTCAAGGCCATCGGGTCGTTCGTCTCGTTCATCCGCTACCCGGACCGGCAGACCATGATGATGGGCGAGCTGGCGGTGACCGAACGGGAAGTGCGGAAGGTGCTCGACGTCCTGAACGCCCACGGCTTCGCGCAGACGTCCCTGCACAAGCATCTGCCCACCCACAGCCCGGCGCTCTGGTGGGTGCACTTCCACGCCATGGGCACCAAGCCGCTGACCCTGGCCCGGGGGCTCAGGGCGGCGCTGGACGCCACCGGCACCCCCGCCGTCTCCGGCACCCCCAGAAAAGTCGCGCTGGACCTGGACCAGCCCGCCGTCGACAAGGCGCTCGGCGCCAGAGGGCGCGCACAGGGCCGGGTCTACAAGGTCACCTTCGCCCGCAAGGAGACCGTCGCCGACCACGGCCGGGTCCTGCCCCGGATGACCGGCGCCACCTCGGCGTTGATCTTCCAGCCCGTCGGCCGGGGCAAGGTGCTCCTCAACGGGGACATCGCCGTCGTCGCCAAGGAGGCCCCGGCCACCATGAAGGCGCTCCGGCGCGGCGGCGTGGACATCATCTCCTTCCACAGCCACATGCTCACCGACGAGCCCCGGCTGTTCTTCCTGCACCTCTGGGCCGTCGGCGACCCGGTCCGCATCGCCAAGAACCTCCGCGGCGCCATCCGCCACACCAACGCCGCGGCCACCGCGACGGTGTCCTGA
- a CDS encoding metallophosphoesterase family protein, protein MELLLMSDTHLPKRAKALPPELLDRVPRADVVIHAGDWVDAATLDLLEERSRRLLAVYGNNDGPELRSRLPEVAYAELGGLRFGVVHETGAAQGRERRCAERFPELDVLVFGHSHVPWDSTADGRLRLLNPGSPTDRRRQPHCTYMTARVAEGRLTGVRLHALPRRV, encoded by the coding sequence GTGGAGCTGCTGCTGATGTCCGACACCCACCTGCCGAAGCGGGCCAAGGCCCTGCCGCCGGAGCTGCTCGACCGCGTACCACGGGCCGACGTGGTGATCCACGCGGGCGACTGGGTGGACGCGGCCACGCTGGACCTGCTGGAGGAGCGGTCGCGGCGGCTGCTCGCCGTGTACGGCAACAACGACGGTCCCGAACTGCGGTCCCGGCTGCCGGAGGTGGCGTACGCGGAACTCGGCGGGCTGCGGTTCGGCGTCGTGCACGAGACCGGCGCGGCGCAGGGGCGTGAACGGCGCTGTGCGGAGCGCTTCCCCGAGCTGGACGTGCTGGTCTTCGGCCACAGCCACGTCCCCTGGGACTCGACGGCCGACGGCCGGCTGCGGCTGCTCAACCCCGGCTCCCCCACGGACCGGCGCCGGCAGCCGCACTGCACGTACATGACGGCCCGTGTGGCCGAGGGCCGGCTCACCGGCGTACGGCTGCACGCGCTGCCCCGGCGGGTGTGA
- a CDS encoding lanthionine synthetase LanC family protein, with the protein MTDAGWAPVLPARDRAAVLDRLVAAARPHRVPRCVRPDLADGGAGPALAYHWLDRALPGRGYGALAEGYLAAALRGYARLGASSGLFGGAAGLAFAAWSLSHGDQAPHRRVVDEATARARRAAGTPYSSRDVDLVAGLTGAGAYLLCRRDDPAAAEALRTVLTALTRTRFPERPDPGMAHGTAGPLALLALALAAEVAVPGQREAVVRLAAALVAGRADDAWGPHWTGPDTGRPLRASWCRGGPGTARALWLAGTALDDEELRGLAVRALKAALRCPPGRRRVDGDPGLCHGVTGLLHITARFAHDTGDPELTTAAARLAAGPLPSGGGPGFLDGAAGVALALLGAATDVAPRWDRALLLA; encoded by the coding sequence GTGACCGACGCGGGATGGGCCCCCGTGCTTCCCGCCCGCGACCGCGCCGCCGTTCTCGACCGGCTCGTCGCCGCCGCGCGGCCGCACCGTGTGCCCCGTTGCGTCCGGCCCGACCTGGCCGACGGCGGCGCGGGGCCGGCCCTCGCGTACCACTGGCTCGACCGCGCCCTGCCCGGGCGGGGGTACGGCGCCCTCGCCGAGGGCTATCTGGCCGCGGCGCTGCGGGGTTACGCGCGGCTCGGCGCTTCTTCGGGCCTCTTCGGCGGGGCGGCGGGACTGGCCTTCGCCGCTTGGTCGCTGTCGCACGGCGACCAGGCGCCGCACCGCCGGGTCGTCGACGAGGCGACCGCGCGGGCCCGGCGGGCGGCCGGCACCCCGTACTCGTCCCGGGACGTCGACCTCGTCGCGGGCCTGACGGGCGCGGGCGCGTACCTGCTGTGCCGCCGGGACGACCCGGCGGCGGCGGAAGCGCTGCGGACGGTGCTCACCGCCCTGACCCGGACGCGTTTCCCCGAGCGGCCCGACCCCGGGATGGCGCACGGGACCGCCGGTCCGCTCGCCCTTCTCGCGCTCGCCCTCGCGGCGGAAGTCGCCGTTCCGGGCCAGCGCGAGGCGGTCGTCCGGCTGGCCGCGGCACTCGTCGCCGGCCGTGCCGACGACGCCTGGGGCCCGCACTGGACCGGCCCGGACACCGGCCGGCCGCTGCGCGCCTCGTGGTGCCGGGGCGGCCCGGGCACCGCCCGCGCCCTGTGGCTGGCGGGTACGGCACTGGACGACGAGGAGCTGCGCGGTCTCGCGGTACGGGCGCTGAAGGCCGCTCTCCGGTGCCCTCCCGGACGGCGGCGCGTCGACGGCGACCCCGGCCTCTGCCACGGCGTGACCGGGCTCCTCCACATCACCGCGCGCTTCGCCCACGACACGGGCGACCCCGAACTCACCACGGCCGCCGCCCGCCTGGCGGCCGGTCCGCTCCCCTCCGGCGGCGGCCCCGGTTTCCTCGACGGCGCCGCCGGGGTGGCGCTCGCCCTCCTGGGCGCGGCCACGGACGTCGCGCCACGGTGGGACCGGGCGCTCCTCCTCGCGTGA
- a CDS encoding DsbA family protein — MKVRIVLDVACAWSFLGFTHYLRAAERFRAEGGVVETEFLPFQVAPDASADGEPLREVHRRVFGPSAEERTAEFAAIAARSGLDVRFDRAVFANTRPAHDLIARATAQGAGERAVALLFDAYFTEGRNVADPAVLRDVAARSGVDAAADVVADFRATAELGVRSVPLFLFEDGTTISGAQSPDAFLTAFRGVLVGR, encoded by the coding sequence ATGAAGGTCCGTATCGTGCTGGACGTCGCCTGCGCCTGGTCGTTCCTGGGATTCACCCACTACCTGCGGGCCGCGGAGCGGTTCCGGGCCGAGGGCGGGGTCGTGGAGACCGAGTTCCTGCCGTTCCAGGTGGCCCCGGACGCCTCGGCGGACGGTGAGCCGCTGCGCGAGGTGCACCGCCGGGTCTTCGGGCCCTCGGCCGAGGAGCGGACCGCCGAGTTCGCCGCGATCGCCGCCCGCAGCGGCCTGGACGTCCGCTTCGACCGCGCGGTCTTCGCCAACACCCGCCCGGCGCACGACCTCATCGCTCGGGCGACCGCCCAGGGCGCGGGGGAGCGGGCCGTGGCCCTGCTGTTCGACGCCTACTTCACCGAGGGCCGCAATGTCGCCGACCCCGCCGTCCTGCGGGACGTCGCCGCGCGCAGCGGCGTCGACGCGGCCGCCGACGTGGTCGCCGACTTCCGCGCCACCGCCGAACTCGGGGTGCGCTCCGTACCGTTGTTCCTCTTCGAGGACGGGACCACGATCAGCGGCGCGCAGTCTCCGGACGCCTTCCTCACCGCCTTCCGCGGGGTCCTCGTGGGCCGCTGA